A genomic window from Anthocerotibacter panamensis C109 includes:
- a CDS encoding GumC family protein, translating to MSELQAQNSEASQDLSFYLGIFKNRWWIILLTGLLCGSLMYLLSVSQTPVYESQIRLIKDVNVAVADSTRGGVANGISSALDPALTGEEIIKSRAVIQKALESQPLFSGEDPRAFQYSITAVTDKINPILTVVYRDSSPERVQIFLNALGKAYIQNDLESRRAAARQAIEYLEATLPQARKSLQVAQQKYQDFLTRNGEIAPSQLQGSLSTNTLQIDRDLQAQDLALKGLLGTRQRIYQRMGGVSEDQALASSALSQDPYYQKLLSTLQEKYRQLAQYQISYKESYPPLQGVRKEIATIEALIAKQTAMLLSDSLFRRAKPPQGTSDAKPLVDSTVLGAESGETVAEGSVESPQLTLANPIRDTLTTQLVQVQTQIASTEASIRALQQAKGSVRGRLDGLTAKVVEQTNLTNQVENSLRSLNDLVQKVDNFRLAAVQQVTPWSVLEPSELPGYPIAPKPTNSGLFGLAGGLVLGFLLAYYLELTNNRLRRKEDFARILGIPFLGYVPYSPSVRGFFALDGADPSSDEQAPRPNFFRTLVQNVQRWRRRGRSQRQSAYGRYRGAYENSRFKESFRQIATRLLFSKPEEELRTILITSCIPSEGKSTCSLYIANALVELGKRVLLIDCDLRRPSLHALLGIPNREGLSVVLTSSSVLPIQVVQRDIGRLDFGIITSGPVVPNPAALLSSQRFASLMTVLKEDYDIILIDTPPSMAFADSQIIAAHTDAILFVCSRGVLKPQYLADAKNGFTPNDKKLVGFVINSTTEDALDEPYYKQNYYDYYTYRAGRETESRGSVPEQN from the coding sequence ATGAGTGAGTTGCAAGCACAGAATTCAGAGGCCAGCCAGGACCTCAGCTTTTATCTCGGCATCTTCAAAAACCGCTGGTGGATCATCCTCCTGACAGGACTGCTCTGCGGGTCCTTGATGTATCTGCTTTCAGTCTCTCAGACCCCCGTCTACGAATCCCAGATCCGGCTTATCAAAGATGTCAACGTAGCCGTAGCCGACTCCACGCGAGGAGGCGTAGCTAACGGGATCTCCAGTGCTCTTGACCCAGCGCTGACCGGAGAGGAGATCATCAAAAGTCGGGCGGTGATCCAAAAAGCCCTGGAGTCGCAACCACTCTTCTCTGGGGAGGACCCGAGGGCTTTCCAGTACTCGATCACGGCGGTCACGGATAAGATCAACCCCATTTTGACGGTGGTCTACCGTGATTCCTCCCCAGAGCGGGTGCAGATTTTCTTAAATGCCCTGGGCAAAGCCTATATCCAAAATGACCTCGAATCGCGCCGCGCTGCCGCCCGTCAGGCCATCGAATACCTGGAGGCTACCCTCCCTCAGGCCCGCAAATCTCTCCAGGTCGCCCAACAAAAATATCAAGATTTTCTGACCCGCAACGGCGAGATTGCTCCCTCGCAGCTCCAGGGTTCTCTGTCTACCAATACGTTGCAGATTGACCGAGACCTCCAGGCTCAGGATCTAGCCCTCAAGGGGCTACTCGGAACCCGCCAGAGGATCTATCAGCGCATGGGCGGGGTGAGTGAAGACCAAGCCCTAGCCAGTTCCGCACTCAGCCAGGACCCCTATTATCAGAAATTGCTCTCGACCCTCCAAGAAAAATACAGACAGCTCGCTCAGTACCAGATTTCCTACAAAGAGAGCTATCCACCCTTACAGGGGGTCAGGAAGGAAATCGCTACGATCGAAGCCTTGATTGCCAAACAGACTGCCATGCTCCTCTCGGATTCTCTGTTTCGCAGAGCCAAGCCCCCCCAGGGTACGAGCGATGCCAAGCCCCTAGTGGATAGTACGGTTCTGGGCGCAGAGTCAGGCGAGACGGTCGCAGAGGGGAGTGTGGAGTCACCTCAATTGACCCTGGCTAACCCAATTCGGGATACGCTCACCACCCAACTGGTCCAAGTTCAGACGCAGATTGCCTCCACGGAAGCTTCTATTCGGGCGCTACAACAGGCCAAGGGCTCGGTACGAGGAAGGCTGGATGGCTTGACGGCCAAGGTCGTAGAACAGACCAACCTCACCAATCAAGTCGAGAACAGCCTGCGTAGCCTCAATGACCTCGTCCAAAAAGTAGACAACTTCCGCCTCGCTGCGGTGCAGCAGGTCACCCCCTGGAGTGTCCTGGAGCCATCGGAGTTACCGGGCTATCCCATCGCCCCCAAGCCGACCAACAGCGGACTCTTTGGGCTGGCTGGAGGCTTAGTGCTGGGCTTCTTGCTCGCTTACTATTTGGAGCTGACCAACAACCGCCTGCGGCGCAAAGAGGACTTTGCTCGTATTTTGGGTATCCCCTTCCTGGGCTATGTGCCCTATTCGCCATCGGTCCGTGGGTTCTTTGCCCTAGATGGAGCAGACCCTTCCTCAGATGAGCAAGCCCCCCGCCCCAATTTCTTCCGTACTTTGGTTCAAAACGTCCAGCGTTGGCGCAGAAGGGGCCGTAGCCAGCGCCAGAGCGCCTATGGTCGCTACCGGGGTGCCTATGAGAACTCCCGCTTCAAAGAGAGTTTTCGCCAGATCGCGACGCGCCTGCTGTTCTCTAAGCCCGAGGAAGAACTGCGTACCATCCTCATCACTTCCTGCATTCCCAGTGAAGGTAAATCTACCTGCTCGCTCTACATCGCCAATGCCTTGGTCGAGTTGGGCAAGCGCGTTCTGCTCATCGACTGTGATCTGAGACGACCTTCCTTGCACGCGCTGTTGGGCATCCCCAACCGGGAGGGGTTGTCTGTTGTCCTGACCAGCTCCTCGGTGCTCCCCATTCAAGTGGTCCAGCGCGATATTGGTCGCCTCGACTTCGGGATCATAACCTCCGGGCCAGTGGTGCCCAACCCAGCAGCCCTGCTTTCCTCCCAACGATTCGCTTCGCTGATGACCGTCCTCAAAGAGGATTACGACATCATCCTGATTGACACCCCGCCCAGTATGGCTTTCGCCGATAGCCAGATCATCGCAGCCCATACCGATGCCATCCTCTTTGTCTGCTCTCGGGGGGTGCTCAAGCCCCAATACCTAGCCGATGCCAAGAATGGCTTCACCCCCAACGATAAAAAGTTGGTCGGCTTCGTGATCAACTCCACGACCGAGGATGCCCTCGACGAACCTTACTACAAGCAGAACTACTACGACTACTACACGTACCGCGCCGGACGTGAGACCGAATCGCGTGGGAGCGTTCCAGAACAAAACTGA
- a CDS encoding polysaccharide biosynthesis/export family protein — MKNTWFVVILLLQLFGGVPLLAQQSFDLGVARSTYRVGPGDGLRIGIFYAPVYDDSLKIAGDYAILPDGTLSLPLVGTLPVEGLEVSEVTALLNERYSTYFKNATVSVNLSSLRPVHVVLTGEVNRPGPYELKPGATMTTLLQAAAGVTEEADVRSVLLTQEVTGTRKLNLFDLIADQSSQQRDILLADGDRIVIPKAPPGSDLDAQLLTSSSLGSGKIRVRILGDINAYVALDTSASFVPIALTQAGLSAAVQKEYDVLLARRSKEGKVTRTAIDLGTGGFGASDNLRSGDVLLVTKRPEGFFDSIYRGLTTAVSPLRDLLFTLILFRQL; from the coding sequence ATGAAAAATACATGGTTTGTTGTGATCTTGCTGCTCCAGCTATTTGGAGGAGTGCCCCTCTTGGCGCAGCAAAGTTTTGACTTGGGCGTGGCCCGGTCTACCTACCGAGTTGGCCCCGGAGACGGACTGCGCATCGGGATCTTCTATGCCCCCGTCTACGATGACTCCCTCAAAATTGCTGGGGATTATGCGATTCTCCCTGACGGTACCCTCTCGTTGCCCCTTGTGGGCACGTTGCCCGTAGAGGGTTTGGAAGTCTCTGAAGTGACCGCACTACTCAACGAACGCTACAGCACCTACTTCAAAAACGCCACCGTCTCGGTGAATCTGTCTTCTCTCAGGCCGGTGCATGTGGTCCTGACTGGAGAAGTCAACCGTCCCGGCCCCTACGAACTCAAACCAGGGGCAACCATGACCACCCTCCTCCAGGCCGCCGCCGGCGTGACTGAAGAGGCCGATGTCCGCAGTGTCTTGCTCACCCAAGAAGTTACCGGCACCCGCAAACTCAATCTCTTCGATCTGATTGCGGATCAGTCCAGCCAGCAACGGGATATTCTACTGGCTGACGGGGACCGCATTGTCATTCCCAAGGCGCCCCCCGGCAGTGACCTAGATGCCCAACTGCTGACCAGTTCCTCGCTGGGCTCAGGCAAAATCAGAGTCCGTATCCTGGGTGACATCAACGCTTACGTGGCCTTAGACACCAGCGCCTCCTTCGTCCCCATTGCGCTCACCCAAGCGGGCCTGAGCGCTGCGGTTCAGAAGGAATACGACGTACTCCTGGCGCGGCGCAGCAAAGAAGGTAAGGTAACGCGTACCGCCATCGATTTGGGTACGGGGGGCTTTGGCGCCAGCGATAACCTGCGCTCTGGAGACGTTTTACTGGTCACCAAGCGTCCCGAAGGATTTTTTGACTCCATCTACCGGGGCTTAACGACCGCCGTATCGCCCTTGCGCGACCTCTTGTTTACTTTGATACTCTTTAGGCAGTTATAG
- a CDS encoding acyltransferase family protein, with translation MKGARSQTRLEWLDGLRFLCALEIVLFHWLRACLKAGLFSNSGAPPGFRSLVWAYRNSNTAWDTARYLLLDSHSGLAALLTNTVGLLGGFGWEAVEVFILISGFSLSLSLGNWPQESGYWLKWYQRRLKRVLLPFYWVAGAFLIPFLSLRYGLSQFEVPPFDRIQAQVQALVSTDSVNLLVSHSLLINPWAQQGRASFFAPAWWFVPAIVGAYLAFPWMFWVLKHKGAAVLLGATFLVSMIAYQLLQAGWLIENAWYDILLIEPCLFALGMVLGQKFRAAQQQWTQALLTPWALLVALLLVLLGNLLNWFTPTYPLSSLVFTPGLTILGFRLAHLLQRLALFRHLSTVDSYHLYLIHQPFAYPVALGLGYLLGRYTTFFGALGFGILTVWLTYLFSLAYHWGEKTWFPGN, from the coding sequence GTGAAAGGGGCTCGTTCTCAGACGCGGCTAGAGTGGTTGGATGGTCTTAGATTTCTCTGTGCGCTGGAAATTGTGCTCTTTCACTGGCTCAGAGCTTGCCTGAAGGCAGGACTGTTCTCGAATAGTGGGGCACCGCCCGGTTTTCGCAGTCTGGTCTGGGCCTACCGCAATAGCAATACGGCCTGGGACACCGCCCGCTATCTCCTGCTGGACAGCCACAGCGGTCTGGCGGCGCTCTTGACAAATACGGTGGGTCTACTGGGTGGCTTTGGTTGGGAGGCCGTCGAAGTCTTTATTCTTATTAGTGGCTTCTCCCTCAGCTTGAGTCTGGGTAACTGGCCGCAGGAGTCGGGCTATTGGCTTAAGTGGTATCAGCGCCGCCTCAAGCGGGTTCTGTTGCCCTTTTACTGGGTAGCCGGTGCTTTCTTGATTCCTTTTCTCAGCCTGCGTTATGGGCTTAGCCAGTTTGAAGTCCCCCCTTTTGACCGCATTCAGGCGCAGGTACAGGCGCTCGTCAGCACGGACTCGGTCAATCTGCTGGTGAGTCATAGCCTCTTAATTAATCCCTGGGCACAGCAGGGCAGGGCCAGTTTTTTTGCTCCCGCTTGGTGGTTTGTGCCCGCGATTGTGGGAGCCTATCTGGCCTTCCCCTGGATGTTTTGGGTCCTCAAGCACAAGGGAGCCGCCGTACTCCTGGGAGCTACATTCTTGGTGAGTATGATTGCTTACCAGCTACTCCAGGCAGGGTGGCTCATCGAGAATGCTTGGTACGACATCCTGCTGATAGAGCCGTGCCTCTTCGCTCTAGGTATGGTTCTGGGACAAAAGTTCCGGGCTGCACAACAGCAGTGGACGCAAGCCCTCTTGACGCCCTGGGCACTACTGGTAGCCCTACTCTTGGTCCTCTTGGGCAACCTGTTGAACTGGTTCACCCCCACCTACCCCTTGAGCAGTCTGGTTTTCACCCCTGGATTGACCATTCTGGGCTTCCGACTGGCGCATCTGCTGCAACGTTTGGCGCTGTTCCGCCACCTGAGTACGGTAGATTCCTATCATCTGTACCTGATCCATCAACCTTTTGCCTATCCAGTCGCGCTGGGGCTGGGCTACCTTCTGGGGCGATACACAACGTTTTTCGGGGCTCTGGGCTTTGGGATCTTGACTGTATGGCTTACCTATCTTTTTTCCTTGGCCTATCACTGGGGTGAAAAAACTTGGTTTCCCGGAAATTGA
- a CDS encoding glycosyltransferase: MIPLELGALRVAIAHDQLATAGGGGGAEKFLSALKRHFPAAPVYTTVYNPDKMPSYFRDWDIRTSFIQNLPGAKTRYQLYLPLMPTAVEHLNFDDYDLVISGSHSVIKGLLTGPDTLHICYCHSPIRYAWDFYHRYLDLEELQPWQKSLIPWMMNYLRLWDQVSSNRVDEFIANSQHVRRRIQKYYRREATVIYPPVEVHRFTPNDTWEDFYLMVGRLVGYKRHDLAIQAFNRNGRPLIIIGDGPERTRLEQRAKSNIKFLGRQSDEVVTSHLQRCRGFIFPGEEDFGIAPVEAMACGRPVVAYARGGALETVIEGVTGVFFGEATAEALNTALFRLEQGSWHSEKIALHTMQFSEERFIQKMTNFIEAKLDQHRHGRSNNPLLELLK, from the coding sequence GTGATTCCCCTCGAATTGGGTGCTCTACGCGTGGCTATTGCCCACGACCAGTTGGCGACAGCAGGCGGCGGCGGCGGCGCAGAAAAGTTCCTCTCTGCCCTTAAACGCCATTTCCCCGCTGCTCCGGTCTACACAACTGTCTATAACCCGGATAAGATGCCCAGCTATTTTCGGGACTGGGATATCCGCACTTCGTTTATTCAAAACCTGCCTGGAGCCAAAACGCGCTACCAGCTTTACCTGCCCTTGATGCCCACTGCGGTCGAACACCTGAACTTTGATGACTACGATCTCGTCATCTCAGGCAGCCATTCCGTGATCAAAGGGCTCCTCACTGGACCTGACACCCTACATATCTGCTATTGTCACAGCCCCATCCGCTATGCCTGGGACTTTTACCACCGCTATCTCGATTTGGAGGAACTCCAACCCTGGCAAAAGTCGTTGATCCCCTGGATGATGAACTATTTGCGCCTGTGGGATCAAGTTAGCTCCAACCGGGTGGACGAATTCATCGCCAACTCTCAGCATGTCCGCCGCCGAATTCAGAAGTACTACCGACGCGAGGCGACGGTGATCTATCCTCCCGTCGAGGTCCACCGCTTCACCCCGAACGATACCTGGGAAGACTTTTACTTGATGGTGGGCCGTCTGGTTGGCTATAAGCGCCATGACCTTGCCATCCAAGCGTTCAACCGCAATGGCCGCCCCCTAATCATTATTGGAGACGGACCTGAGCGCACGCGTCTTGAGCAAAGGGCAAAGTCCAACATCAAGTTTCTGGGCCGCCAGAGCGATGAAGTGGTCACCAGTCATCTTCAGCGCTGCCGGGGCTTTATTTTTCCGGGAGAAGAAGATTTTGGGATCGCCCCGGTGGAAGCCATGGCCTGCGGACGCCCGGTAGTCGCTTATGCCCGAGGCGGAGCCCTAGAGACCGTGATTGAAGGCGTGACCGGGGTCTTTTTTGGTGAAGCGACCGCAGAAGCGCTTAACACAGCCCTTTTTCGCCTGGAGCAAGGGTCCTGGCATTCAGAGAAGATTGCGCTACACACGATGCAATTCTCTGAGGAGCGCTTCATCCAGAAGATGACCAATTTTATTGAAGCTAAACTCGACCAGCATCGGCATGGACGGAGCAACAACCCGTTGCTTGAGCTGCTCAAGTGA
- a CDS encoding glycosyltransferase: MTLRVLYLDHTSEMGGAEHNLFDLVSRLDRTRIRARLATTPGGPLVDYFKAIDIPVSLFTMAERARFLAREQIQRAPLRSALAQVPELLRVQAQLRRIFAQHRTDLLQTNTLKAHVLGSLAVLGSRTPLVWHLQDLITQRGDNRTLLELCARLVRPRIVCISEAVRQDLPPALQVQAQVIPNGVDVQALHARVTGLEVRRAFGIPPEAFLVGMVGHLIPWKGHRHLLAAAQALRGGHPELYYLCVGGEILQFRGEQQRLEEQARRLGVADRVTFTGAQTDVADFMQAFDLLALPSEHEPFGRVLIEAMAFGKPIVATQGGGVPEIVCAGETGLLVPVADADALAKALCRFKQNPDFTQKAGRSGRQRVEKYFTLQTMAGQFTSLYGALQ; this comes from the coding sequence ATGACTTTGCGCGTTCTCTACCTTGACCACACCAGCGAAATGGGCGGGGCGGAGCATAATCTGTTCGATCTGGTCTCCCGGCTGGACCGTACCCGGATTCGGGCACGCCTTGCCACGACCCCCGGCGGTCCCCTGGTAGACTACTTCAAAGCCATCGATATCCCCGTCAGTCTCTTCACGATGGCCGAGCGTGCCCGCTTTTTGGCCCGCGAACAGATCCAGCGTGCCCCCTTGCGCTCGGCCTTAGCTCAAGTCCCGGAATTGCTCCGGGTCCAAGCCCAGCTACGCCGTATCTTTGCCCAGCACCGGACTGATCTGCTCCAGACCAATACCCTCAAAGCTCATGTCTTGGGCAGTCTGGCTGTCCTCGGGAGCCGTACCCCCCTTGTGTGGCACCTGCAAGACCTCATCACGCAACGGGGCGATAACCGCACCCTCCTGGAGCTATGTGCCCGTCTGGTCCGTCCCCGCATCGTCTGTATCTCCGAGGCGGTGCGTCAAGACCTCCCTCCAGCCCTACAAGTTCAGGCCCAAGTGATCCCCAACGGCGTCGATGTCCAAGCACTGCACGCTCGGGTGACGGGTTTGGAGGTCCGCCGCGCCTTCGGGATCCCCCCAGAGGCTTTCCTGGTGGGGATGGTTGGTCATCTGATTCCTTGGAAGGGTCACCGCCACCTGCTGGCTGCTGCCCAAGCCCTCCGGGGTGGACACCCGGAGCTTTACTATTTATGCGTAGGCGGCGAGATCCTCCAGTTTCGGGGGGAGCAGCAGCGCTTAGAGGAGCAAGCTCGTCGGTTGGGCGTGGCGGACCGGGTCACCTTCACAGGGGCGCAGACCGATGTGGCAGATTTTATGCAAGCCTTTGATCTGTTGGCCTTGCCTTCAGAACACGAACCCTTTGGCCGGGTTTTGATTGAAGCTATGGCTTTTGGGAAACCTATTGTTGCAACTCAAGGGGGGGGAGTTCCAGAGATTGTCTGCGCTGGGGAAACAGGACTTTTGGTGCCGGTCGCAGATGCTGATGCTTTAGCAAAAGCCCTTTGCCGCTTCAAACAAAACCCTGATTTCACCCAAAAAGCAGGAAGATCTGGTCGTCAGCGGGTTGAGAAGTATTTTACACTCCAGACCATGGCCGGACAATTCACTTCACTTTACGGAGCCCTCCAGTGA
- a CDS encoding glycosyltransferase family 4 protein, whose product MKIQLYGDLLEEQRRSMEVCATYLKAALSEALGSGVECLIPSLTPLLGRVLPAWDIVAKTDLLLNRHFLYPLRTSADLHHVIDHSYAHLLHHLPQDRTVVTCHDLNILYRRQKSRNPLFHLSCDHILSGLDRAQWVICDSEFTKVALEKSGLAAGATVIVIPPGLSASFRVLSPTEIAEVAHRYKIPSGPTLIHVGDCFERKNIEALLQITAHVRAHVPVRLLKVGGVFTPAQQGLIAHLGLAEHLTHLAHVPLYDLVALYNFADVCVFPSWLEGFGFPVLEAMACGTPVVASNCSSLPEVVQGAGFLADPAAIESFVEPIVRLLSDPEDASGWSENGLRWVKQFTWQKHAEKTLQVYEKIMVAA is encoded by the coding sequence ATGAAAATACAACTCTATGGTGACCTGCTGGAAGAACAACGCCGCAGTATGGAAGTGTGTGCCACGTACCTCAAAGCTGCCCTGAGCGAAGCCCTCGGGTCTGGGGTGGAATGCCTGATACCGTCTCTTACCCCGCTGTTGGGCCGTGTCCTGCCCGCCTGGGATATCGTGGCAAAAACAGACCTCCTCCTCAACCGCCATTTTCTCTATCCCTTGCGCACAAGCGCGGACCTCCATCACGTTATTGACCATTCCTATGCCCATCTGCTGCACCACTTACCCCAGGACAGGACCGTGGTAACGTGCCACGATCTGAATATTTTATATCGGCGTCAAAAAAGCCGTAACCCTTTATTCCATCTTAGTTGTGACCATATTCTCAGCGGGTTGGACCGGGCTCAATGGGTGATTTGCGACTCTGAATTCACCAAAGTGGCGCTAGAGAAATCAGGACTGGCGGCTGGAGCTACGGTCATTGTGATCCCTCCTGGCCTCAGTGCTAGTTTTCGCGTCCTGTCCCCGACTGAAATTGCAGAGGTTGCCCACCGCTACAAAATCCCGTCAGGACCGACTTTGATCCATGTGGGGGATTGCTTTGAGCGCAAGAATATTGAGGCGCTGCTCCAGATTACAGCGCACGTCCGGGCGCATGTGCCCGTTCGTTTGCTCAAAGTCGGCGGGGTCTTCACGCCTGCCCAACAAGGGCTTATAGCGCACCTCGGGCTGGCGGAGCACCTGACCCATCTAGCGCATGTCCCGCTCTATGATCTAGTCGCGCTCTACAACTTTGCCGATGTCTGCGTCTTCCCCTCTTGGCTGGAAGGCTTTGGTTTCCCGGTCCTAGAGGCCATGGCCTGCGGCACCCCTGTGGTCGCAAGCAACTGCTCTTCCTTGCCGGAGGTTGTTCAGGGCGCTGGATTCCTCGCTGACCCCGCCGCTATCGAGTCTTTTGTAGAACCGATTGTACGACTTCTATCCGATCCTGAGGACGCCTCAGGCTGGTCTGAAAACGGTCTGCGTTGGGTGAAGCAGTTTACCTGGCAAAAACACGCCGAGAAAACGCTGCAAGTCTATGAAAAAATTATGGTCGCAGCCTGA
- a CDS encoding O-antigen ligase family protein, with translation MKIAAQPNVFRFTPLILGAILALLLIFLALPSETFSVWRYLGFAIVIIGVGYVFFSKNAPFAVLASIVFAGLFEGPLKYLGDSRNESIFAYLGRDLLLYALILALLLGLIAGRGERRTSIKPPLLGIFILFGLNLFIQFFNPAANSPLASFINARLFWEMIPLYFIGYYFLRSVKVWRALLITIAIVAALNGGVAVYQSYIGPRAVASWGPGYYRQIYKIRETVTTESGEETFRPLALGSDGGFSGAVGVAAIPMILALLNRRKQQETTLAKLPNSFYGVFLYILAIGAALGIYASGSRSALIIGLLTLAVTLVLLAPNVSKVRIILNIGILSVLFVVAFQLVSVVAPSLGFRYDSIKSPENLVETFNSENRLAQVTIFPIDLAQRYPLGAGLDNLGVGAALAAQIAGTYVRPQPENSENNLNLSLLALGIPGTLLWLFMHLTFLVSGWRALKKVDNQELRTYMLSGFILMSLMTVYWPFGSFIVFPQNLLFWLLPGMMLGTAASLQDQPQSDADP, from the coding sequence GTTATCTGGGTTTTGCTATCGTAATTATCGGGGTCGGCTATGTCTTCTTCTCAAAAAATGCCCCTTTTGCGGTCTTGGCTTCAATTGTTTTTGCTGGGCTTTTTGAAGGCCCTTTAAAATATTTAGGCGATTCTAGAAACGAATCTATTTTTGCTTATCTAGGTCGTGATTTACTTCTATACGCCTTGATCTTGGCTTTATTGCTTGGTTTGATTGCGGGTCGTGGGGAGCGTCGTACTAGTATTAAACCGCCACTTCTTGGAATCTTTATACTTTTTGGGCTGAACTTGTTTATTCAATTTTTTAATCCCGCTGCCAATAGCCCCTTGGCGAGCTTTATTAACGCCCGGTTGTTTTGGGAGATGATCCCCTTGTACTTTATCGGCTACTACTTTTTGCGCTCGGTGAAAGTTTGGAGAGCCTTGCTGATCACGATTGCTATTGTTGCTGCTCTCAATGGCGGGGTAGCTGTTTATCAATCTTACATTGGACCTAGAGCTGTAGCCAGTTGGGGTCCTGGTTATTACAGGCAAATTTATAAAATCAGAGAGACCGTAACTACTGAGAGTGGAGAAGAGACTTTTCGGCCCTTAGCTTTAGGGTCGGATGGGGGTTTCTCTGGGGCCGTTGGGGTGGCAGCGATCCCCATGATATTAGCGCTGCTCAATAGAAGAAAGCAACAAGAGACAACACTTGCTAAGCTTCCCAACAGCTTTTATGGAGTTTTCTTATATATTCTTGCGATTGGGGCAGCGCTTGGAATCTATGCTTCGGGCTCGCGCAGTGCCCTTATTATTGGTCTTTTGACCCTGGCTGTTACGCTAGTTCTACTGGCTCCCAATGTCTCTAAGGTTCGAATAATCCTGAATATTGGAATTTTATCGGTTTTATTTGTTGTCGCTTTTCAATTGGTTTCTGTCGTTGCGCCCTCCCTGGGCTTTCGCTACGATTCCATCAAATCTCCAGAGAACTTGGTAGAAACCTTTAATTCAGAAAATAGACTGGCTCAAGTTACGATCTTTCCTATAGACCTCGCGCAGCGCTATCCCTTGGGTGCAGGGCTGGATAACCTTGGTGTAGGAGCGGCACTCGCTGCACAGATAGCAGGCACCTACGTCAGACCGCAGCCGGAAAATTCCGAAAACAACCTCAACTTGAGCTTGCTAGCTCTGGGTATACCGGGCACCTTGCTCTGGCTTTTTATGCATTTGACCTTCCTGGTAAGTGGCTGGCGAGCCCTCAAAAAAGTGGACAATCAAGAATTGCGTACCTATATGCTAAGTGGATTTATCTTGATGTCCCTCATGACAGTTTATTGGCCTTTTGGAAGCTTTATTGTATTCCCACAGAACCTGCTCTTCTGGCTGCTACCGGGCATGATGCTGGGGACTGCGGCTAGCCTACAAGATCAGCCGCAGTCAGATGCTGACCCATGA